A region of Paraburkholderia largidicola DNA encodes the following proteins:
- the hda gene encoding DnaA regulatory inactivator Hda: protein MSRQLTLDLGTPPPSTFDNFFAGANAELVTRLRELDAALAAGPVADRTFYVWGETGSGRTHLLEALVHEAPPGHARYAGPQSSLAAFAFDPAVALYAIDDCDRLSGAQQIAMFNLFNEVRAHPTSALVAAGNAAPMGLDVREDLRTRLGWGLVFHVAPLADDGKAAVLKRAARERGINLADDVPAYLLTHFRRDMPSLMALLDALDRFSLEQKRAVTLPLLRTMLASPDGASTASGTVDAPRRAAAQALSSASSKIVPHG from the coding sequence GTGTCGCGCCAATTGACGCTCGATCTCGGCACCCCGCCGCCATCGACATTCGACAACTTCTTCGCCGGCGCCAACGCCGAGCTGGTGACGCGCCTGCGCGAGCTGGACGCGGCGCTCGCGGCCGGCCCGGTCGCGGACCGCACGTTCTATGTCTGGGGCGAGACGGGCAGCGGCCGCACGCATCTGCTTGAGGCGCTCGTGCATGAAGCGCCGCCGGGCCACGCGCGCTACGCCGGTCCGCAAAGCAGCCTCGCGGCTTTTGCGTTCGACCCCGCCGTCGCGCTGTATGCAATCGACGATTGCGACCGCCTGTCCGGCGCGCAGCAGATCGCGATGTTCAACCTGTTCAACGAAGTGCGCGCCCATCCGACCAGCGCGCTCGTCGCCGCGGGCAACGCCGCGCCGATGGGCCTCGACGTCCGTGAAGACCTGCGCACGCGGCTCGGCTGGGGCCTCGTGTTCCATGTCGCGCCGCTCGCCGACGATGGCAAGGCGGCCGTTCTGAAGCGCGCGGCACGCGAGCGCGGCATCAATCTCGCCGACGACGTGCCCGCCTACCTGCTCACCCATTTCCGCCGCGACATGCCGAGCCTGATGGCATTGCTCGACGCGCTCGACCGCTTTTCGCTCGAACAAAAGCGTGCCGTCACGCTGCCGCTTTTGCGCACGATGCTCGCGTCGCCCGATGGCGCCAGCACCGCGAGCGGCACGGTCGACGCCCCGCGTCGCGCGGCTGCCCAGGCCTTATCATCCGCTTCAAGTAAAATAGTCCCCCATGGCTAA
- the purM gene encoding phosphoribosylformylglycinamidine cyclo-ligase yields MNQPKSAPNSPDSAQGLSYRDAGVDIDAGDALVDAIKPFAKKTLRDGVLGGIGGFGALFEVPKKYKEPVLVSGTDGVGTKLKLAFQLNKHDTVGQDLVAMSVNDILVQGAEPLFFLDYFACGKLDVGTAATVVKGIAQGCELAGCALIGGETAEMPGMYPDGEYDLAGFAVGAVEKSKIIDGSKIVPGDVVLGLASSGIHSNGFSLVRKVIERAQPDLNADFDGRSLADALMAPTHIYVKPLLALMQQLEVKGMAHITGGGLVENIPRVLREGLTAELDHRAWPLPPLFAWLQKHGGVADAEMHRVFNCGIGMAVIVSAADADKAIGLLSAAGEQVWKIGAVRESAEGEAQTVVV; encoded by the coding sequence ATGAATCAACCGAAATCCGCCCCGAATTCCCCTGATTCGGCCCAAGGTTTGTCGTATCGCGACGCGGGCGTGGACATCGACGCGGGCGACGCCCTGGTCGACGCGATCAAGCCCTTTGCCAAAAAGACGCTGCGCGACGGCGTGCTGGGCGGCATCGGTGGGTTCGGCGCGCTGTTCGAGGTGCCGAAGAAGTACAAGGAGCCGGTGCTCGTGTCGGGTACGGACGGCGTCGGCACGAAGCTGAAGCTGGCGTTCCAGCTGAACAAGCATGACACAGTCGGCCAGGATCTCGTCGCGATGAGCGTGAACGACATTCTGGTGCAGGGTGCCGAGCCGCTGTTTTTCCTCGACTACTTCGCGTGCGGCAAGCTGGACGTCGGCACGGCCGCGACGGTCGTGAAGGGCATTGCGCAGGGCTGCGAGCTGGCTGGTTGCGCGCTGATCGGCGGCGAAACGGCTGAAATGCCGGGCATGTATCCGGATGGCGAGTACGACCTGGCGGGTTTTGCCGTCGGCGCGGTCGAAAAGAGCAAGATCATCGACGGCAGCAAGATCGTCCCGGGCGATGTGGTGCTGGGTCTGGCGTCGAGCGGGATCCATTCGAATGGTTTTTCGCTGGTGCGTAAGGTGATCGAGCGTGCTCAGCCGGACTTGAATGCCGATTTCGATGGTCGTTCGCTTGCGGATGCGCTGATGGCGCCGACGCATATTTATGTGAAGCCTTTGCTGGCGCTGATGCAGCAGCTCGAAGTGAAGGGCATGGCGCATATCACGGGCGGCGGTCTCGTTGAGAATATTCCGCGCGTGCTGCGGGAAGGCCTGACAGCCGAGCTGGATCACCGCGCGTGGCCGCTGCCGCCGCTGTTTGCATGGCTGCAGAAGCATGGCGGCGTGGCTGATGCGGAGATGCATCGGGTGTTCAATTGCGGAATCGGGATGGCGGTGATTGTGTCTGCCGCTGACGCGGATAAGGCGATTGGGCTGTTGTCTGCCGCTGGCGAGCAGGTGTGGAAGATCGGTGCCGTGCGTGAGAGCGCAGAAGGTGAGGCGCAGACTGTGGTGGTTTGA
- the miaA gene encoding tRNA (adenosine(37)-N6)-dimethylallyltransferase MiaA, which produces MTQHAPQPIACLLGPTASGKTAAALAFAARAPVEIVSVDSALVYREMDIGTAKPSAEERAVAPHHLIDIVDPVDAYSAADFRADALRLVGEIVARGNVPLLVGGTMLYYKALTQGLNDLPAADPDVRATLDADAAREGWPALHARLAAVDAVTAARLAPNDSQRIQRALEVFMLTGQPMSALLAAPTRDDDAARLYRFVPIALEPSDRSVLHARIAARFDAMLAAGFIDEVRRLRARGDLHPGLPSMRCVGYRQAWEYLDGETDYDTMRDKGVFATRQLCKRQLTWLRAMPGRVVVDCCGAEATALALQAIERVVG; this is translated from the coding sequence ATGACGCAGCACGCACCTCAACCGATCGCCTGCCTGCTCGGCCCGACGGCTTCCGGCAAGACGGCGGCCGCGCTGGCGTTCGCTGCGCGCGCGCCTGTCGAGATCGTCAGCGTCGATTCGGCGCTGGTGTATCGCGAGATGGATATCGGCACGGCGAAGCCGTCGGCGGAAGAACGCGCCGTCGCGCCTCACCATCTGATCGACATCGTCGATCCTGTCGATGCCTACTCTGCCGCCGATTTCCGCGCCGACGCGCTGCGCCTGGTCGGCGAGATCGTGGCGCGCGGCAACGTGCCGTTGCTGGTTGGCGGCACGATGCTGTACTACAAGGCGTTGACGCAAGGGCTGAACGATCTTCCCGCCGCCGATCCCGACGTGCGCGCGACGCTCGATGCCGACGCTGCGCGCGAGGGCTGGCCTGCACTGCACGCGCGCCTCGCGGCTGTCGATGCAGTCACGGCGGCGCGACTTGCTCCGAACGATTCGCAGCGTATCCAGCGGGCGCTTGAAGTGTTCATGCTGACGGGGCAACCGATGTCGGCGTTGCTCGCCGCGCCCACGCGCGATGACGATGCAGCGCGGCTTTATCGATTCGTTCCGATTGCGTTGGAGCCGTCTGATCGTAGTGTGCTGCATGCGCGCATTGCGGCGCGGTTTGATGCGATGCTTGCGGCTGGGTTTATTGACGAGGTGAGGCGGTTGCGCGCGCGTGGGGATTTGCATCCCGGGTTGCCTTCGATGCGGTGTGTGGGGTATCGGCAGGCCTGGGAGTATCTCGACGGCGAGACCGATTACGACACCATGCGGGATAAGGGCGTCTTTGCGACGCGGCAGTTGTGTAAGAGGCAGCTTACGTGGCTGCGAGCTATGCCTGGGCGGGTTGTGGTTGATTGTTGTGGGGCGGAGGCTACTGCGCTTGCCTTGCAGGCTATTGAACGTGTTGTTGGTTGA
- the mutL gene encoding DNA mismatch repair endonuclease MutL: MSDRDENAAERDLTPRPLRAIQPLPDQLISQIAAGEVVERPASVVKELLENALDAGAKTLRILLDEGGVKRISITDDGCGIPEGELALALMRHATSKIRSLAELEAVATLGFRGEALASIASVSDMHITSRTENDSHATRIDAQTGALSPAAGTRGTTIEVRELYFNTPARRKFLKSEQTELGHCLEMIRRAALARPDVAISVLHNGRAVEHWNASDPATRVAKILGETFATAHLPLDESAGPLAVYGCAGLPTASRGRADQQYFFVNGRFVRDKLLTHAVRAAYEDVLHGDRYPSYVLFLDLPPEAVDVNVHPSKIEVRFRDSRSIHQFVFHAVQRSLARHAGASPETTSGGHAARIEPMPMPFPTPATPATPTTPGSFGSTPLGGGFRVSDGGSSQPGNTWLRQARMTQGTLPVAQPLALYDALFGRKDTGAGTQQGTTTFELRDAPDTADGVGAPSPFAGFAPKPPIAPQSFDAHDEQPLGFALGQIHGIYVLAQNARGLVIVDMHAAHERILYEQFKNALVDRAIAVQPLLIPVSMPADGVEIGVVEEERETLDALGFDLAVLSPTSIAIRAVPALLKDADLQALARAVLSDLHAYGGSRVLTERQHELLGTLACHHAVRANRRLTLDEMNALLRQMEATERADQCNHGRPTWYQLTLADLDRLFMRGQ; encoded by the coding sequence ATGTCCGACCGCGACGAGAACGCAGCCGAACGCGACCTCACGCCGCGTCCGCTGCGTGCAATCCAGCCACTGCCCGACCAGCTGATCAGCCAGATCGCCGCAGGCGAAGTGGTCGAGCGGCCGGCGTCAGTGGTGAAGGAATTGCTCGAGAACGCGCTCGACGCGGGCGCGAAAACGCTGCGCATCCTGCTCGACGAAGGCGGCGTCAAACGCATCTCGATCACCGACGACGGCTGCGGCATTCCCGAAGGCGAGCTCGCGCTCGCGCTGATGCGTCACGCGACCAGCAAAATCCGCTCGCTCGCCGAGCTCGAAGCCGTGGCGACACTCGGGTTCCGAGGTGAGGCACTGGCGTCGATTGCGTCGGTGTCGGACATGCACATCACGAGCCGCACTGAGAACGATTCGCACGCGACGCGCATCGACGCGCAGACAGGCGCGCTGTCGCCCGCAGCGGGCACGCGCGGCACGACGATCGAAGTGCGCGAGCTGTACTTCAACACGCCGGCGCGCCGTAAATTTCTCAAGAGCGAGCAGACCGAACTCGGCCATTGCCTGGAGATGATCCGGCGCGCGGCGCTCGCGCGGCCCGATGTTGCGATTTCGGTGCTGCATAACGGCCGCGCCGTCGAGCACTGGAACGCCAGCGATCCCGCGACTCGCGTCGCGAAGATTCTCGGCGAGACGTTCGCGACCGCGCATCTGCCGCTCGACGAATCGGCGGGACCGCTGGCCGTCTACGGTTGCGCCGGTCTGCCGACCGCAAGCCGCGGCCGCGCCGATCAGCAGTATTTCTTCGTCAACGGCCGCTTCGTGCGCGACAAGCTGCTCACGCACGCCGTGCGCGCCGCGTACGAAGATGTGCTGCACGGCGACCGTTATCCGTCGTATGTGCTGTTCCTCGATCTGCCGCCCGAGGCCGTCGACGTGAACGTGCATCCGTCGAAGATCGAAGTGCGCTTTCGCGATTCGCGCTCGATTCACCAGTTCGTGTTCCATGCCGTGCAGCGCTCGCTGGCGCGACATGCGGGTGCATCGCCGGAAACGACGTCGGGCGGACACGCCGCGCGCATCGAGCCGATGCCGATGCCGTTTCCGACGCCGGCAACGCCCGCGACGCCCACCACCCCCGGTTCATTCGGCTCGACGCCGCTTGGCGGCGGCTTCCGGGTCAGCGATGGCGGCAGCTCGCAACCGGGCAACACGTGGCTGCGCCAGGCGCGCATGACGCAGGGCACGCTGCCCGTCGCGCAGCCGCTCGCGCTCTACGACGCGCTGTTCGGACGCAAGGACACGGGCGCGGGCACACAGCAAGGCACGACTACGTTTGAACTGCGCGACGCGCCGGACACGGCTGATGGCGTCGGCGCGCCATCCCCGTTCGCGGGTTTTGCGCCAAAGCCGCCCATCGCGCCGCAGAGCTTCGATGCGCATGACGAGCAGCCGCTCGGATTCGCGCTCGGTCAGATCCACGGCATCTACGTGCTCGCCCAGAACGCGCGCGGACTCGTGATCGTCGATATGCACGCGGCGCATGAGCGCATCCTGTATGAGCAGTTCAAGAACGCACTCGTGGATCGAGCGATTGCCGTGCAGCCGCTGTTGATCCCCGTGTCGATGCCGGCTGATGGTGTCGAGATCGGTGTCGTCGAAGAGGAACGCGAGACGCTCGATGCGCTCGGCTTCGATCTGGCCGTGCTGTCGCCGACGAGTATTGCGATTCGCGCCGTCCCGGCGCTGCTGAAGGATGCCGATTTGCAGGCGCTGGCGCGCGCGGTGCTGTCCGATCTGCACGCGTACGGCGGCTCGCGCGTGTTGACCGAGCGTCAGCACGAACTGCTCGGCACACTGGCCTGCCATCACGCGGTGCGCGCTAACCGGCGCCTCACGCTCGACGAAATGAATGCGCTACTGCGCCAGATGGAAGCGACGGAGCGCGCGGACCAGTGCAATCACGGGCGGCCGACGTGGTATCAGTTGACGCTAGCCGATCTTGATCGGCTGTTCATGCGCGGACAGTGA
- a CDS encoding deoxynucleoside kinase produces MTAPPLTVTAPDLRPPHGYLTIEGPIGVGKTSLARRLAQRWSMHELFERPQDNPFLERFYRDTSRYALPAQLSFALQRAQQVQDISALRTAGTPLITDFMTQKNDIFARLTLQDDEYPLYRALAAKLDVPGPSPDLIIYLQASPEVLFSRIQKRAVPMELQISDAYLRSLCDAYNDFFYHYDGAPVLTVSAEHLNPLESDADLALLVERIEAMRGRKEFFVKGGTL; encoded by the coding sequence ATGACCGCCCCGCCGCTCACCGTCACCGCGCCTGACCTGCGTCCGCCGCACGGTTATCTGACCATCGAAGGGCCGATCGGCGTGGGCAAGACGTCGCTTGCGCGCCGGCTCGCGCAACGCTGGTCGATGCACGAGTTGTTCGAACGTCCGCAAGACAATCCGTTTCTCGAGCGCTTCTATCGCGACACGTCGCGCTATGCACTGCCCGCGCAGCTGAGCTTCGCGCTGCAGCGCGCGCAGCAGGTGCAGGACATTAGTGCGCTGCGCACGGCAGGCACGCCGCTCATCACCGATTTCATGACGCAGAAGAACGACATCTTCGCCCGTCTGACGCTGCAGGACGACGAGTACCCGCTGTATCGCGCGCTCGCGGCGAAGCTGGATGTGCCCGGTCCGTCGCCGGATCTGATCATCTATTTGCAGGCGAGTCCCGAAGTGCTGTTCTCGCGCATTCAGAAGCGCGCGGTGCCGATGGAACTGCAGATTTCGGATGCGTACCTGCGTTCGCTATGCGACGCATACAACGACTTCTTCTATCACTACGACGGCGCGCCCGTTCTCACGGTCAGCGCCGAACACCTGAATCCGCTCGAATCCGACGCGGACCTTGCTTTGCTCGTCGAACGTATCGAAGCGATGCGCGGGCGCAAGGAATTCTTTGTCAAAGGCGGCACGCTATAG
- the folK gene encoding 2-amino-4-hydroxy-6-hydroxymethyldihydropteridine diphosphokinase has translation MTVAYLGLGANLGDARQTLKDAVVCLAQQHTVTVLAKSSLYRTAPIDAGGDDYLNLVVKLDTTLPVRHLLALCHKIEHHFGRERPFRNAPRTLDLDILLFGEHAIDEPDLIVPHPRMTERAFVLVPLVEIEPELIIPQRGRADAFLAAVADQRIEKMKSPCQCIAPNAADAIRTEDARQDTPKGGCP, from the coding sequence ATGACGGTTGCCTATCTCGGCCTCGGCGCGAATCTCGGGGACGCGCGCCAGACCCTGAAAGACGCGGTGGTGTGTCTCGCACAACAGCACACCGTCACCGTGCTCGCGAAATCGAGCCTGTATAGAACGGCCCCGATCGATGCGGGCGGCGACGATTATCTGAATCTCGTCGTCAAGCTCGATACCACGCTGCCGGTTCGCCATCTGCTCGCGCTGTGTCACAAGATCGAGCATCACTTCGGTCGCGAGCGCCCCTTTCGCAACGCGCCGCGCACGCTCGATCTCGACATTCTGCTGTTCGGCGAACACGCCATCGACGAACCCGATCTGATCGTCCCGCATCCGCGCATGACGGAGCGCGCGTTCGTGCTCGTGCCGCTAGTCGAAATCGAGCCCGAGCTGATCATCCCGCAACGCGGCCGTGCCGATGCGTTTCTGGCAGCCGTTGCCGATCAGCGCATCGAAAAAATGAAATCGCCCTGCCAGTGCATCGCGCCCAACGCGGCCGACGCGATCCGCACGGAAGACGCCAGGCAAGATACGCCCAAGGGCGGTTGCCCATGA
- a CDS encoding HAD family hydrolase, whose translation MANLALFDLDHTLIPTDSDHEWGRFMVKLGIVEAESFARENDRFFADYKAGKLDIHAYLVAMLTPLAKYPRSQLKTWHDQYMHEVIKPAIVPAAMELVRKHRDAGDLCCMVTATNEFITAPIAEVFGVEKLIACEVETIDGHPASDYTGYPKGTPSYREGKIVRTEEWLASIGKTWSDFERSYFYSDSHNDIPLLEKVTDPIATNPDDTLRAHAQKHGWRILELFQPS comes from the coding sequence ATGGCTAACCTCGCTCTCTTCGACCTCGATCACACGCTCATCCCCACCGACAGCGACCACGAATGGGGCCGCTTCATGGTGAAACTCGGCATTGTCGAAGCCGAAAGTTTTGCGCGTGAAAACGATCGCTTCTTTGCCGACTACAAGGCCGGCAAGCTCGACATTCATGCCTATCTGGTCGCCATGCTGACGCCGCTGGCGAAGTACCCGCGCTCGCAGCTGAAAACGTGGCACGACCAGTACATGCATGAAGTCATCAAGCCCGCCATCGTTCCCGCCGCAATGGAACTGGTGCGCAAGCATCGCGACGCGGGCGACCTGTGCTGCATGGTCACCGCGACCAACGAATTCATCACCGCGCCGATCGCCGAAGTCTTCGGCGTCGAGAAGCTGATCGCGTGCGAAGTGGAGACGATCGACGGCCACCCGGCATCGGACTACACCGGTTACCCGAAAGGCACGCCGAGCTACCGTGAAGGCAAGATCGTGCGCACGGAAGAATGGCTCGCGTCGATCGGTAAAACATGGTCGGACTTCGAACGCAGCTATTTCTACAGCGATTCGCATAACGACATCCCGCTGCTCGAAAAGGTCACCGACCCGATCGCGACCAACCCGGACGACACGCTACGCGCACATGCCCAGAAGCATGGCTGGCGCATCCTCGAACTCTTTCAACCCTCGTGA
- a CDS encoding IS256 family transposase: protein MPMKKKRTVASQAAARGPLPELPKALLDELVKGPMTPGEVQDLMLAFNKAIIERAMGAEMNLHLGYPPGESKPAGQANERNGASRKTVITDRGVVRVELPRDRDGSFEPILIPKHERRFTGFDERIIAMYARGMSVREIQAFLAESYGTEVSPDFISSVTDEVMAETLAWQNRPLETMYPVVFFDALRVKIRDDGVVSNKAVYLALGIQADGQRDVLGLWIEQTEGAKFWLKVFNELKTRGCQDILIAVVDGLKGLTDAIGAAYPKTAVQTCIVHLIRNSLEYAGWKDRKAVAQALRPIYAAASEEAAKQALQAFADGPWGAKYPSIVQSWQRAWEHVTPFFVFPPEIRRVVYTTNAIESLNMQLRKIIKTRGHFPNDDAAIKLLWLALRNVLAKNVRSAFDWKSAMNQFAILFGDRFTQARG from the coding sequence ATGCCAATGAAGAAGAAACGCACGGTGGCGTCTCAGGCAGCGGCCCGAGGGCCGCTGCCTGAACTGCCCAAGGCACTGCTGGACGAACTGGTCAAAGGGCCGATGACGCCAGGCGAGGTGCAGGATCTGATGCTGGCGTTTAACAAGGCGATTATCGAACGCGCGATGGGTGCGGAGATGAATCTGCATCTGGGGTATCCGCCGGGCGAATCCAAACCCGCTGGCCAGGCCAACGAGCGCAACGGCGCCAGCCGCAAGACGGTCATCACCGATCGTGGCGTCGTCCGGGTCGAGTTGCCGCGCGACCGCGACGGCAGCTTCGAGCCGATCCTGATCCCCAAACACGAACGCCGCTTCACCGGCTTTGACGAGCGCATCATCGCGATGTACGCGCGTGGCATGAGCGTGCGTGAGATCCAGGCCTTTCTGGCCGAGAGCTACGGCACCGAGGTGTCGCCCGATTTCATCAGTTCGGTCACCGACGAGGTGATGGCCGAAACGCTGGCCTGGCAGAACCGTCCGCTCGAGACGATGTACCCGGTGGTCTTCTTCGACGCGTTGCGGGTCAAGATCCGCGATGACGGTGTGGTCAGCAACAAGGCGGTGTATCTGGCTCTGGGCATTCAGGCGGACGGCCAGCGCGATGTGCTGGGCCTGTGGATCGAGCAGACCGAGGGCGCGAAGTTCTGGCTCAAGGTGTTCAACGAACTCAAGACCCGCGGCTGCCAGGACATCCTGATTGCGGTCGTTGACGGCCTGAAGGGGCTGACCGACGCGATCGGCGCGGCTTATCCGAAGACGGCGGTGCAAACCTGCATCGTGCATCTGATCCGCAACAGCCTGGAATACGCGGGCTGGAAGGACCGCAAGGCCGTCGCCCAGGCGCTGCGTCCGATCTACGCAGCGGCCAGCGAAGAGGCCGCGAAGCAGGCTCTGCAAGCCTTCGCTGATGGGCCATGGGGCGCGAAATACCCGAGCATCGTGCAGTCCTGGCAGCGCGCATGGGAGCACGTCACGCCGTTCTTCGTGTTTCCACCCGAGATCCGACGGGTCGTGTACACCACGAACGCCATTGAGAGTCTGAACATGCAGTTACGCAAGATCATCAAGACCCGCGGTCACTTCCCCAATGACGATGCTGCCATCAAGCTACTCTGGCTGGCATTGCGCAACGTCCTGGCCAAAAACGTGCGCTCAGCCTTCGACTGGAAGTCAGCCATGAACCAGTTTGCTATTCTGTTTGGCGATCGATTCACGCAGGCGCGCGGCTAA
- the pcnB gene encoding polynucleotide adenylyltransferase PcnB — MIKKLIRKLFGQDAEPADEAAPPAEADDYAVPEERAHTSRAPRTSSKGGAASSKGGTRRKPAAAAVSEPDAPVIISSDIHGIDPSLISRNAIRVTEGLQQAGFRAFIVGGAVRDLLLGIAPKDFDVATDATPEQVQKLFRRARIIGRRFQIVHVQFGQEIIETSTFRALVDAPPADADAPPPRRLKRDELDRRTHAVDASGRVLRDNVWGEQHEDATRRDFTINAMYYDPATQTVLDYHNGMADVRARLLRMIGDPATRYREDPVRMLRVVRFAAKLDFDIEEATRAPITELADLINNVPAARLFDEMLKLLLSGHALACLQRLRKEGLHHGLLPLLDVVLEQPHGEKFITLALNNTDSRVRAGKPVSPGFLFATLLWHDMQQRWQQYEANGEFPVPALHRAMDDVLDMQTEKLAIHKRFSSDMREIWGLQHRLEKRSGRSALKLLEHQRFRAGYDFLLLRCESGELDEAVGSWWTEFIEGDIAAREALLSQGGKDRAPRKRRRRSNSRNRSKQGDGMEGGTASGNRAADDASHDGPHED; from the coding sequence GTGATCAAGAAACTCATTCGCAAGCTGTTCGGACAGGACGCAGAGCCCGCTGACGAAGCCGCGCCGCCCGCAGAAGCCGACGACTACGCTGTGCCGGAAGAACGCGCGCACACCAGCCGCGCACCCCGTACGTCATCGAAAGGCGGCGCTGCGTCGTCGAAGGGCGGCACGCGCCGCAAGCCGGCCGCAGCAGCCGTGTCCGAGCCCGACGCGCCCGTCATCATCTCGTCGGACATTCACGGCATCGACCCTTCGCTGATTTCGCGCAACGCGATCCGCGTGACGGAAGGGCTGCAACAGGCCGGCTTTCGCGCGTTCATCGTCGGCGGCGCCGTGCGCGATCTGCTGCTCGGCATCGCGCCGAAGGACTTCGACGTCGCCACGGACGCCACGCCCGAACAGGTGCAGAAGCTGTTCCGCCGCGCGCGCATCATCGGGCGGCGCTTCCAGATCGTGCACGTGCAGTTCGGCCAGGAAATCATCGAAACGTCGACGTTCCGCGCCTTGGTCGACGCGCCGCCCGCCGATGCCGACGCCCCGCCGCCGCGCCGCCTGAAGCGCGACGAACTGGACCGTCGCACGCATGCCGTCGATGCAAGCGGCCGCGTGCTGCGCGACAACGTCTGGGGCGAGCAGCACGAAGACGCCACGCGCCGCGACTTCACGATCAACGCGATGTACTACGATCCCGCGACGCAAACCGTGCTCGACTATCACAACGGCATGGCCGATGTGCGCGCGCGCCTGCTGCGCATGATCGGCGATCCGGCCACGCGCTATCGCGAAGACCCGGTGCGCATGCTGCGCGTCGTGCGCTTTGCCGCGAAGCTCGATTTCGATATCGAAGAAGCGACGCGCGCGCCCATCACCGAACTCGCCGATCTGATCAACAACGTGCCCGCCGCGCGTCTGTTCGACGAGATGCTCAAGCTGCTGCTGTCGGGCCATGCGCTCGCGTGCCTGCAACGTCTGCGCAAGGAAGGCTTGCATCACGGTCTCTTGCCGCTGCTCGACGTCGTGCTCGAACAGCCGCATGGCGAGAAGTTCATCACGCTCGCACTGAACAACACTGACTCTCGCGTTCGCGCGGGCAAGCCGGTGTCGCCGGGCTTCCTGTTCGCCACGCTGCTGTGGCATGACATGCAGCAACGCTGGCAGCAGTACGAGGCGAACGGCGAGTTCCCCGTGCCCGCGCTGCATCGCGCGATGGACGACGTGCTCGACATGCAGACCGAGAAGCTGGCCATTCACAAACGCTTCTCGTCGGATATGCGCGAGATCTGGGGCCTGCAGCATCGCCTCGAAAAACGCTCGGGCCGCAGCGCGCTGAAGTTGCTGGAACACCAAAGATTTAGAGCGGGGTATGATTTCCTCCTGTTGCGCTGCGAATCGGGCGAACTGGATGAAGCGGTCGGTTCGTGGTGGACGGAGTTCATCGAAGGAGACATCGCCGCGCGCGAAGCATTGCTTTCGCAAGGCGGGAAGGACCGGGCGCCCAGAAAACGACGGCGGCGTAGCAACAGCCGAAACCGCAGCAAACAGGGCGACGGAATGGAGGGCGGCACGGCTTCAGGAAACCGCGCAGCAGACGATGCGAGCCACGACGGCCCGCATGAAGACTGA
- a CDS encoding AI-2E family transporter has product MQQNSPILTPYQRRAFIWLAIALAVGILLWLLSPVLTPFLLGAILAYILQPGVAWMTRRRVPRGIAAMLMILFFALIVTLLGLLVLGVIQKEVPQLKQQVPSFFSHLHGWLQPKLALLGIIDPLDFASIRDVVMGQLEGSAQTVVLYAWTSIRTSSNVMITVVGNVVMVPLVLFYLLYDWNAMLARLRGFIPRRFFAKTIHLARDMDHMLSQYLRGQLLVMGVLAVFYAAALYIAGFEIALPVGIFTGLAVFIPYIGFATGLALALLAALLQFGDWYGFGAVAVIYGIGQILESFFLTPRLVGERIGLHPLAVIFALLAFGQLFGFFGVLLALPVSAILSVAFRELRQSYLSSSLYKN; this is encoded by the coding sequence TTGCAGCAAAACAGTCCGATCCTCACGCCGTATCAGCGCCGCGCCTTTATCTGGCTTGCCATTGCGCTTGCCGTCGGCATCCTGCTCTGGCTGTTGAGCCCCGTGCTCACGCCCTTCCTGCTCGGTGCGATCCTCGCCTACATCTTGCAGCCGGGCGTCGCGTGGATGACCCGTCGGCGCGTCCCGCGCGGCATCGCCGCAATGCTGATGATCCTGTTCTTCGCCTTGATCGTCACGCTGCTGGGGCTGCTCGTGCTGGGCGTCATCCAGAAGGAAGTGCCGCAACTCAAGCAGCAGGTGCCCTCGTTCTTCTCGCATCTGCATGGCTGGCTGCAGCCCAAGCTGGCGTTGCTGGGCATCATCGATCCGCTCGATTTCGCGAGCATTCGCGACGTGGTGATGGGCCAGCTCGAAGGCAGCGCGCAGACGGTCGTGCTGTACGCGTGGACCTCGATCCGCACCAGTTCCAACGTGATGATCACGGTGGTCGGCAACGTCGTAATGGTGCCGCTCGTGCTGTTCTATCTGCTGTACGACTGGAATGCGATGCTCGCGCGCCTGCGCGGCTTCATCCCGCGCCGCTTTTTCGCGAAGACGATTCATCTCGCGCGCGACATGGATCACATGCTGTCGCAATACCTGCGCGGCCAGCTGCTCGTGATGGGCGTGCTCGCCGTGTTCTATGCGGCCGCGCTGTATATCGCCGGGTTCGAGATCGCGCTGCCCGTTGGCATCTTCACGGGGCTCGCCGTCTTCATTCCGTATATCGGCTTTGCGACGGGCCTCGCGCTCGCGCTGCTCGCCGCGCTGCTGCAATTCGGCGACTGGTACGGGTTCGGCGCCGTCGCGGTGATCTACGGCATCGGACAGATACTCGAAAGTTTCTTCCTGACGCCGCGGCTGGTCGGCGAACGGATCGGCCTGCATCCGCTCGCGGTGATCTTCGCGCTGCTCGCGTTCGGCCAGTTGTTCGGCTTTTTCGGCGTGCTGCTCGCGCTGCCCGTCAGCGCGATACTGTCTGTCGCATTCCGCGAGTTGCGGCAGAGCTATCTGTCCAGTTCGCTTTACAAGAACTGA